The sequence GATCTGGAAAAACTTTCCGAGAAGTTTTCTAATGTCAAGTTACATTCTATCAACGAAGCTATTGATTTGTATTGCTCTCAACTGGAAACCCAACTTAACTGATGGAAGTATTCAAAATAGATATACGGAGCTGGACAGCCAGCTTCCGTTACCCTAATCTTATTAGTGGAGTACAACCTACTTTAGAAGTACCTCCTCTAAGTACTATTTTAGGACTGATCAACGCTGCTGCTGGATCATATGTAAACCATCAGAAGTTTAAAATTGGCTATTACTTCCAGTATGGAGCCAAAGCAACAGATCTGGAAACCATTTATCAGGTTGATAAAAATCGACGTGATGCCAAATCCAATGTCATTCGTCGTGAATTCTTATTTGATGCCTTTTTACGTCTATATGTAGAGGATGAGCAAATTGTCAATTATTTTCGACAACCCTATTATCCTCTTGTATTAGGCCGTATGAATGATTTGGCATCTGTTGATAATAGAAGTATCAAAAAGATTCAACTACAGGAAGTCGCTACAGATGTAAATATAAAAGGACAAATTGTTCCCTTACTAAAATATCGTTTGCCGGGTGTAGTGCAGGCCTTACCCACTTATTTCACAGATACTATTCCAAGACAAAATCTGGGTACACAACCTTTTTCTATTATCAATCACAACTCTAACATCGTTGGTCAACTAACTGCTTTTAGAGATGAAGAACTAAATGTGGATGTCTTTTTTCATGATCTAGATTTTTCAGTCTATGACTAGCTCATATACCGATATTTTGGCTAAATCAGGGGAGCCTCGTATTACACTTAAAATACATATTGATGATTGCCTGTTAATTGCCTCATTCCTGGAAAGGTCTTTTCCTCAGGTTAATCATCTAGATACTATTCGCTTCCCATTTTGGGAATTATTGAGAAAGTGTATCATTTTTCATGATCTTGGAAAGGGACATGTGGAATTTCAGAATATTCTATCCGGAGCACCTAACAACTGGCTCGGACAAAGACATGAATTGTTTTCATTACCCTTTATTGAAGGTTTTGAACTAGAGGAAAGCCAGAAAAAATTGATGCGTCTGGTAATTGCAGGTCACCACAAAGATTTTGACAAGCTAAATTTAAAGTACATTTCTAAAAGCTACAAGAAAGAAAATAGTGATGAGGATGATTGGGAAGAGTCTGAAAGGCTGGATTTTGTGAATGAGTTTAAGAAGAATGTTCTTGTAAAACTGATTCACGAACTTGTTGAGAAAGAATATACATTCAAATTAAATTTACCCATTGCCAAACATCCAGGCAAACTCATTACAAATTACCTCAATAAAGCAACTACTGGCTTGATCAAAGTAAATGATGCGGATTACTTTGAGTTATTATTATTGTTTGGAGCACTAAAACATTGCGACCATTTAGGATCTGCCAGACTTACATCTATTCAAAATATTGTACCTGATGATTTTGCCTTTCTGGATAAACAACAAAAGGAGCTTCAAATAAAGAATGGGGATTTTCACCAACATCAGATTGCAGCAGGAGAAATACAAGGGAATCTGATATTAACAGCTCCTACTGGATCTGGGAAAACCGAAAGTGCAATGCTCTGGCTAAAAAAGCAAATGCACTTATCTGGTCAAGGAAGAGTCTTTTATATACTTCCCTTTACTGCATCCATTAATGCTATGTTTGAACGATTGGGAAGTACGGAAAAGGGCTTGGGAGATCAGGAGAAAGTGGGAATGCTACATGGAAAGTTAAGTGACTATCTATATGACTATTTTGATGATTTCCAGTATGCCAATAATGTACGCAAAGAGAAAATAGAAGAACTCAAACATAAATTTCGTACTATTTATACACCTCTCAAAGTCATCACACCTTTCCAGCTTTTAAAAAATCTCTTTGGATTAAAAGGCTTTGAGCAAGGATTGTTTGAAATGGTAGGTAGCTATTTCATATTTGATGAGATACATGCCTATGCGCCAGAGACATTTGCCCAGATAAAAGTATTGCTGGAATATGCGACTCAATATCTGAAGGTAAAAGTTATGGTGATGACAGCGACATTGCCTTCTTTCTTAAAGAAAGAAATTGAAACAGCTATTGGATCATATACTGAAATAAAAGCTACTCAGGAATTATACGATAGTTTTGATCGGCATCAGATCCGCTTACAACATGGATTGTTGAGTGACAATCTGGAACAAATCCAGCTTGACTTACAGAAAGGGACTAAAGTATTGGTTGTATGTAATACAGTCAAACAAGCTCAGTCTGTTTATACATCTCTCAAACCCTATGCAACAAGATCTGTTTTATTGCATAGTGCTTTCAACGGTGAAAACCGGACTGAACATGAAAAAACACTAAAACAAGGAGAACAAGATCAGAATGATCCTATTCAACTTCTGGTTGGAACTCAAGCAATTGAGGTTAGTTTGGACATTGACTATGATGTTATCTACACTGAACCTGCTCCAATAGATGCATTAGTACAAAGGTTTGGGCGTATCAATAGAAGAAGAATAAAAGGTATTTGTCCTGTTTATGTGTTTCAACAAAGCAATCCTACTGACTTTTATATCTATTCTGCTGAAAATATAAAAAGAACAATTGCAGCGTTTGAAACTATTATCAAAGAAGATAATGGCATTGTAAAAGAACAGAAGTTGCAAAGATTGATAGATGAAGTTTATCCTGATTGGGATACAAAGAGTAAAGAGAAGTTTGATTTCGTCTATTTTTTCCTCAAAGCCTCAGTTAGTCAATTAGCGCCTTTAGTTCACTCAAATCGTTCTGAAGAGGAGTTTTACAAGCAATTTGATGGTATTAAGGTTTTACCTATCGGTTTGAAAGAAAGATTTATCGGCTATCTGAGTGAGTTTAATTTCATTAAAGCAGAAAGTCTGAAGGTCCAGATTAGAAAAAACAAGTTTGCACAACTGAACAATGAACGAGATGACAATTTTTCTAAAGAAGCATTTGTTATTCAAACTAAAAAAGGCGATCCAATAACTATTGAATACTGGACTATTCAGAAAAAATATGATCCTGAATTAGGTTTACTGTATGATGAACAAGAACAATGGAATGATCCTAGTGTAATCATTTAACTATGTCTATCACTGCCACTCACATAGGCTACTACCTCCTCTGCCATCGCAAGCTTTGGTTGTTTCATAACAACATTCAGATGGAGCACACGTCAGATACTGTTTACGAGGGCAAGCTGATTGGGGAGACTACCTATCAGCAACGAGCGGAACGGTATACACAGCTGGAAATGGAAGGGATTAAGATCGACTTTTTTGATGCGAAGGCAAGGGTGATTCATGAAACCAAGAAGTCGGACAAGGCAGAGCAAGCGCATATAGCACAGGTACGGTATTACCAGTATGTACTCGAACGAAACGGCATCGCAGGCACATCGGCTATACTGGAATATCCGAAGCTGCGTAAGACTGAGCTTATCCCTCCCCTCACCCACGCCGACCGACTACAGGTGGCGGAATGGGAAAAGGGCGTACAAGTCCTGATTGAGTCACAGACCTGTCCGCCCCGTATTCAAAAGGCGCTATGCAAAAAATGTTCGTATTACGAGTTTTGTTATGTAGCAGAGGCTGAGTAAGCCTCCACTCGTTCAATGTATTGCACATGCAGGTTTCCATCAAACTTTTGGAGCAGTCCATGAAGATCTTTGGTCAGACGGGCCTTCAGGTGTTTGTATTGCCTCAGAGAAAGATTGGTTTCCGATTCGGTTTCGATTTGCAGATTTCCAATCATCTGCTCCGCGTCTGAAATCCGTTCCAGCGTGCGGCAGATCAATTTGATCAGATCGGCTTGATTTGGAGTCACCATAAGCTAATTCAGGATTAAACAGGTTGAAAAATACTGTATCACATCCGGCTTAGACAATCATTGTTTCAGTTGCTGAGTAAACAACCTTTTGGATATTCTGATTGAACCAGCAAGAATCGTATAGTGAAGGTAAAGAAAAAGAATATAGCATGTACTATAAAAATTCATTTTTCTGACTGAGGATAAGGCGGTTATAGAAAGACTGAGAGCTGGTACAGAATGTAGTTTCATGTATTGATACTGTAGGGGCGACTGGCGGTCGCCCACATTCCCACAGACACAACATAGATATCCGAAGGATTTGTCTCTTAAACCCGATCATTTGCATATGGAAACTGGGCCATGGGTCTTATCGTGTCCCATATCTTTTCTGGAAATGAAGGTTTTAAAAAGAAAGACGCTGGTTCGAACGTCCGTTCGGACCTATATTGAAAGCAACGTCCGTTGCGTTGGGGCAAATTGATACTTGTTCAGGTTTGTGATAGTACCTAAACAAGGTTTTACCCACCAACGCAGCGGACGCTGCTCTCAAAATGGGCACAAGCGGACGCTTGCGCCAGAAATTTTCTTTATTTCCAGAAAAGATATGGGACATGATAAGACACATGGGTGCGCCCCTACAGGGTCGGAATATCCCAGGCAGGGTTTGCGGGAACCAGGGCGACCGCCAGTCGCCCCTACAGGGTACAATGCTGGTTTACAAATCCGAACATTCCCTGCACGAATCCGGGCGCACACGCAGGTGCGCCCCTACATTGTTGGGATCTTAAACATATACACCCATGTCAAAAACCTATTACCTATTCAACCCCGGACGGTTGAGCCGGAAAGACAACACCCTGAAGTTTACTCCTATCGATGCGGATGGCAACGAATCACCTCCTAAATACATTCCGGTAGAGGATGTCAGCCAGTTTTATGTATTTGGTAACCTGGATGCCAACAGTGCCCTCTTTACCTTTCTGGGCAAACAGAATGTAGCGGTACATTTCTTTGATTACTATGAGCACTATACAGGTTCGTTCATGCCCAAAGACTACCTGCTGGCAGGCAAAATGCAGGTTGAACAAACACGTGCGTACCTGCGCAAATCGGCCCGACTGGAATTAGCCCGTACTTTTGTAGAAGGGGGAGCTAACAATATGCTCCGTAATCTGCGCTATTACCACAACCGTCAACGTGACCTGGATCTGCCACTAACAGCTATCGAAAATCATATCAGCCAGATTCCGTTGGCTACCGATGTAGCGGCCCTAATGGGTACAGAGGGTAACATCCGTCAGAATTACTATGCGGCATTTGACAACATCATCAATGGATTTGAAATGGGCAATCGTACCAAACAGCCTCCTTCCAACGAGGTCAACGCCCTGATCTCATTAGGTAACATGCTCTGTTATACCGCCTGCCTCGACCAGATCTATCACACCCAGCTTAATCCAACCATCAGCTTTTTGCACGAACCGGGTACACGCCGTTATTCGCTGGCACTGGATATTGCAGAGGTGTTTAAACCGATACTGGTAGACAGGCTGGTATTTTCAGTATTAAACAAAAAGCAGCTACAGGCCAAAGATTTTGACATAAACCTGAATCGTTGTATCCTGAAACCACATGCCCGCCAAGCGTTTGTCAAAGCCTGGGATGAAAAGCTTCGCGAAACGATCCAGCACCGCAGTCTGGGACGAAGTGTCAGCTACAAACACCTCATCAAACTGGAATGTTATAAGCTAGCCAAACACATTCTGCGTATTGAGCCTTATAAACCCTTTAAAGCCTGGTGGTAAGCGAATGTATATAGTACTGGTATATGATGTAGGCGAAAAACGGGTTGGTAAAATGCTGAAGTTATGTCGCCAGTATCTGAACTGGATTCAGAACTCAGTGTTTGAAGGTGAGATTAGTGAGGTAAAGCTAAAAGAACTTAAAGCCAAAGCCAGCCTGATTATGGACCAAGATACCGACAGCCTGATTATCTTTAAAAGCCGTGAACAACGCTGGCTGGACAAGGAAGTGATTGGCCTAACGAAAAACGATACGGACCATTTTCTCTAAAAAGTCGTCGATCGGTAGTTTAGGTATGTACAATTAAAGTACTTGCATGCCGCAAAACCCTTACAAATACACATAACATATTGACTATCAACAAGTCGTCGAACCCCTGGGTCAATCGTAGTATTACACATCGACGACTTTTTACGAAAAAACAAATTACAAAAGCTGCGTTTTTATGATGAAAACGCTATTTTTAGTTCCGTTTTTAACGGATCTTAATTGTACCAGTAAGGAATTGAAATTAACATGCCATGTTCGGTATAGGTGGCATATACGATATCTTAATTGTACCAGTAAGGAATTGAAATGATCGACAGGGGACAATCCAATAGCTGTCCATTTGATCTTAATTGTACCAGTAAGGAATTGAAATTATTATGCGATCAAGTCATATTCGCATGGGGTTCATATCTTAATTGTACCAGTAAGGAATTGAAATTTGTAGTATTTGGTGGACTTGCCGCCGCTGCAGGTCATCTTAATTGTACCAGTAAGGAATTGAAATTCAGCAGCCTAACCCTAGTTCATTCTCAGCAACACTATCTTAATTGTACCAGTAAGGAATTGAAATTGCCATCTTCACCGATTTCAACTATAAAGCAATCTTATCTTAATTGTACCAGTAAGGAATTGAAATGACGATACTGATAATACTTCTGGTATATGGGCAGGATATCTTAATTGTACCAGTAAGGAATTGAAATATGCAGATAAGCTAGTGTTCGGAAATGGCACACACAATCTTAATTGTACCAGTAAGGAATTGAAATTTGTTGCTGTCATACTCATTATTATAGTGCAGCTCAATCTTAATTGTACCAGTAAGGAATTGAAATGCGTGTAACTGATATAGTTCAACCTCAACCTGCATCATCTTAATTGTACCAGTAAGGAATTGAAATATCGGTGAAAGCCTGTTTTTCTTTTTGTACGATTTCATCTTAATTGTACCAGTAAGGAATTGAAATGACAGATGGAAAGAGCGAAGCCGGACATTTGAGGGTAATCTTAATTGTACCAGTAAGGAATTGAAATTGGCATAGGTGTACATAGGTTCTCAAAGTATTGTACATCTTAATTGTACCAGTAAGGAATTGAAATATTTCTTACTGAGGGATGAAGATTACTATAGCCTGGATCTTAATTGTACCAGTAAGGAATTGAAATGAGGCGAAAACTTTCAAGCGTTGGGTAACCAAAGAAATCTTAATTGTACCAGTAAGGAATTGAAATAAAAAGGTTACATCCAAAACAACTGTTGCGGATATAATCTTAATTGTACCAGTAAGGAATTGAAATTCGCAATACACAGAACTATAGCCTATTTCAGACAACATCTTAATTGTACCAGTAAGGAATTGAAATATGTTGCTGAAGCAAGGATACTTGACAATGATCGATATCTTAATTGTACCAGTAAGGAATTGAAATTCTGTTAGATACGCAAAAACGTTTTGTTGTCTTCCAATCTTAATTGTACCAGTAAGGAATTGAAGTTATAGCGGCTTGAACTATCAGAGGTTGACCAGTAAGAGATTACACCTCCTGGATAATTCTTATATATTTCTCCCGGAAATATCGGACCATATACAAACCAAGTAAATCGACAACTGTCTTCTAATGTGCATTGCTTCATCATACAACTATAGCATCAACTATCCTCACAACATCAACCTCAGTATCAAACAATTAAAAACCAAACTAAATATATAGCATGGAATTTATGCTGCTTTCTGCTCTTATGGTACTGTGTTGGGTTCCATCAGCAATATTACTAGTAGCAGGACTACTGAGCTTTAGATTAAAACAAACTAGAAAAGTTCTTTTACGCTTATCAGCAGTAAGTTTTTCTATTCCATTTATACTAATACTAGGATCCAGAGTTAATGCACTATATCAGGAAAAAAGTTTTGAAGGGACTTACTTAGGAAAAGACAGTCATTCAAATCCTGTTATAGTTGAGATAAGTAAAAAAGGACGATTTACTATTTCAATCGAAAATCTTAAACAAGACACGATAAAAGGTAGCTGGCATTATAGTCGTGATTACGATGCATACTTGTTTTCTGCTGAGAATCATAGCGTATCAATCAATGAGAATGAGCAAGGGGAATTAATCTTGAATAGTGATATAAAAACAGATTGTTGCGAAATTGATAATATAACGATTCAGGAAGAGTAATAACGAGCATAGCGACTCGTATAGATTTGGTAAAGTACCAGGAAGTGAGAATTTATCTCACTCAAAAACCAAGCATGGCTCTATTTGTCACAAGATTCTTCCAGAAGGACAAAAAAGGGAAAACTCTTTCCAAAGCATAAAGAGAGCATTCTTTTTACAAGAACAGGAACGATTTCTTCCTTTCCTGCTGAAAGGAAAAAATTTGTTTCTTCTCGAAGAAGGTTATCTTTCTTACTCACTGCGCAGGGAGTGCACAGGGTTTACCAGTGCAGCTCTAATGCTCTGAAGGCTGATGGTGAGTAGGGCAATTACGATAGCCACCCCTCCTACTATACCAAACATCCACCACTCGATCTCGATCCGATAGGCGAAGTTTTGTAGCCATTGGTTCATCACATACCAGGCTATGGGTGAGGCAACGCCAATGCCTATGCCTACCAGCTTGAGCAGGTCTTTGGAGAGGAGATTTACGATCTCAGGTACACTGGCCCCCAGCACTTTACGAATACCAATTTCTTTGATGCGTTGTTCGGCCATATAGGTTGCCAGTCCGAATAATCCCAGACAGGATACCAGTATAGTCAATACGGCGAAATAGAATACAATACGGGCAGTGTTTTGTTCGGTACGGTACTGGCTGTTTAGCGACTGATCAACAAACTCGTAGTAAGGGGCTGTTTGTGAATTGTGTACTTTATAGGCTTCTTCAATAGCCTGGATAGCTTCATGGATCTTATAAGGATGCACTTTTACAAACAGGCCCGAAATATTCTGCTGAGGCCAGTACCGGAATACAAAAGGTTCGATAGAAGTAGTTACCGGATGAAAATGAAAGTCTTTTACCACCCCAATCACCTGTCCCTGCTGGTTCCAGAACTGAAGTTTTTTGCCTAGGGCCTGTTGAGCCGTCCAGCCCATTCGCTTGGCAGCCGCTTCGTTGATGATATAGGCAGACGACGTATCCGTCACTCTGGAGGTGCTAAAATTCCGCCCTGCTGCTAAGGTCATTCCTGTAGTAGCCAGAAAGTCCGGATCTATGTTCATATGTGTGATCAAAAGACGATCTCCGGCTGGCTGACCTTCCCACTGGAAAGAATCCGTAGAGGTATTCAGATCTACCAGGTTGCCAGAAGTAGTAGTCACCTGTGCAATACTGGCTTGTTTCTGCAGATCAGCTTTGATCAATGCTCCTTTGGCTCTCATTTCATTTTTCAGTCTTACATAGAGAAGCTGCGACTTATCAAACCCCAGGTTTTTGTTCTGAATAAACGTGAGTTGTTTATAGATGACAATTGTGCTCACCATCAATACAACCGACAACGAAAACTGAGCAACTACAATGCTTTGTCTCAGCAGTTTTCCGGAATGGGTGGCAGAGAAGGATTTTAATACTATCACTGGCTGAAAATCTGATAAGTGAAGTGCAGGATAAATGCCCGCTAATACACCTGTCAGAAAGGTAAATACACAGAGTGCCAGACAAAAACGGGTATCCTGAAAAGGAACCTGAAGTAGCTTGCCTGAAATATCATTCACTGCTGGCAAGAAAAGTTGTACCAGCAACAATGCCACACCTACGGCTATAAAGGTTGTTCCAATGGCCTCACCCATAAACTGAATGACCAGCTGATTTTTTACAGCTCCAATCGCTTTCCGAACGCCTACTTCTCTGGCCCGTTTCATGGCCCGTGCAGTAGAGAGATTCACAAAGTTAAACAAGGCAATGAGCAATACGATTGACCCTGTACTGAGAAAGATCCGAATGTAAATACTGTTACTGGTTTTGCTCCAGTCGCTCTGAAAATCAAAGTCTGAATGCAGGTAGATGTCTGATAGCGGTTGTAATGAAAGCGTAGTAGGATCGGTATTGGAAGTAAACTTATCCAGATAGTGATAGAGCTTTGCAGCAAATGGCTCTGTCCGGGCCTGAGAATTCAGTAAAACATAGGTATGATACGCGTTGTTGTCCCATGTATAATTTCCGGAATTGGTATCCAGCCTGTCAAATTGAGCAGACAACAAAGCATCAAACTGAATATGCGAATTGGTTGGGGGCGGAGCGGCTACTCCTGCTACGGTAAGTGTGCGGCCATTGGGAAAGGTAAGCATAGTACCAATCAGACTATCGGACTGTTGCCAGTCAGACCCAAAAAGCTGAGCCGCAATCCGGGGAGTAATAACAATGTCATCGGGATTGGAAAGCACAGTACCCGAATTTCCTCTGAGAAGTTTAAAATCAAACAGGTGAAAAAAGGAATTGTCCGTAACCAGGATGTCTTCCGGCTCGACACTGGCTTGTGGGGTTTGTAACACACCCGAATACCAGATTCTTCCAATCCGGCAGCTTTGTTTTACCTCTGCAAAATCTGTCTGCAGAGCAGTTGCCAGGGGTCCGGGTGTCACGGCTACCTTATAGGTAGCACCTGCCTGAGTCTGTTTTTCTACTACCCGATAAATATCTTTGTAGGATGTATGAAAACGGTCATAGCTATATTCATCCCAGATATACAGGCCGATACAGATACAACAAGCCAATCCAATAGCTAGTCCGCCTATGTTAATGAGTGAATACACCCGGTTTCGAACAAGATTCCGAAAAGCGATTTTCAGGTAGTTGTATAACATATAATCTCTGTTGCTAAGGTACAAGTGTTTGAATTAGAGTCTAAGCAACTATTTTGCCATAGCGAAAAACAGCTCTTCTCAGCTATCTAAAAGGCTATCATACAGCCATATATACTATAATTTGTCCGTTTACGGACAGTACTTGTACGATTTTGAACTATAGGACAACACCACATACTGTACTACCCTGTCCTAAATTTGGTAGTAGAATCAACCTGAACGTTGAGAAAGTGGTCGTTGGTGATAAAACCAACGACGGAAATAAAACATCCTCCCTGTCCTCCTGTAAGGAACTCATGACAAGACCGGCGGCATTTCCGAATGGGGGATGTCCAAAACAAGGGTTACAAAAGAGATAATCATTGTATAGATGTTACTATGTCTTATTATGTGTATATAATAACGAATCCTACCAAGACTACTTTATATACAGGTGTGACCAATGATCTGGCAAGATGTATGGCAGAACATCGTGAAAATAGAGGAAACCCAGCCTCTTTTGCTGGTAAATATCACTGCTATAAATTGCTCTATTATGAAACATTCCAGAATATAAACGATGCAAGAGGACAGAGAAGAAGAATGTTCCTTTTAGAAGGACAAAAAGGTGAGAGGAAAAAAAAGGGTAAAAAGGCAGGGAAAAGTGAGAGGCACAAAAAAGAAATATTTCCCTAAAACCTTCAGAACTGAAAAAGATAACTAAAAAGATAAGCTACCACATACTACCCTATAAATTCTCCCGAAAAATGTATCTTGCAGACAGATATTTCGTGTATGCTTTATTTCGAAGTCAAGCCTGTTGATCAAAATCTCAGTTCCCTGATTGAATGTTTCTGGGTAAGCCACTCTGCCAGCCAGCCTATCTCTCATCGGATCTTACCAGATGGATGTATGGATATTATCTATACATTTCCCAACCTCAGCCGAAAGATAGCAGAACCATTTGTTGCAGTAGCCCCCAGAATTATCGGTATGATGACACAGCCTGCGATTGTACAGGCTAATCCGGGTGTAGATCAGTTGGGTGTTCGTTTTCGTCCTGGTGGTATCTTTCCATTCGTGAAAACGCCTCTGCATCTGTTTACGAATCTGTCCGAACAAGTGGATAATGTAAATAAAGTGCTGGGATCTGCTATCTATGAACAACTTATAGAGCTATCAACCTGGCAGGAACGCATTGGAAAACTGGAAACGCAATTAATCCAACAACTAAGTAACGTCTCCTACCCTGTACCTATGGGTGTAGTTATCCGGCAGATTATCCAGGAACGCGGGCAGTTATCCATCAAGCAACTGAGTGCACAGACCTCTATTGGTTCACGTCAATTGGAAAGGCACTTTAAGCAGTATGTAGGCGTATCACCCAAATTATTGTCGCGCATTATACGGTTTCGTTATATCACAACCTTACTCAAAGATACCAGCCGTGATAGCCTGATGGGGATTGCATTTACCAATGGCTATACCGACCATGCTCACCTGACCAGAGAATTTCAGGAGTTTTCCGGACTGCAACCTTCAGCCTATCTGCTTCACTAACTAATTTATTTTTCTCGGCATGTCGCTTTTTTACAAAAGCAGACTATCAGGAATACCTACTTTTGTGAATCGGTACTAGTACTAGCCTCTGTGCATTTACATATATGTATATAGTGGGGCTATTACTACAGACTAGCATTATACAACCTTACCTTATTTGTTTTCATGGAAGTAAAGTCATTATCACCAAACCTGATGGTCAAAAATGTTCAGGCAACTGTTGACTTCTATCAAAATACACTTGGATTCCAGGTGCTTACTACTGTACCTCACGCCAAAGTAGAAGGTGAGCTACAATGGGCACTGTTGCAGTCAGGACCTGTAACGTTGATGTTTCAGGAAGAAGAAAACCTGAAAGAAGAGTATTCGGAATTAGTTTCTCAGAAACCAGGTGGTGGCCTCACACTTTATATGGCAGTAAGCGATCTGTCAGCCTGGTACGAGAAAGTAAAAGGAACAGCCCACATTATTCAGGAGCCACACCAGACTTTCTATGGAGCTACAGAGTTTGCAATACAAGATCCAAATGGGTATATTCTCACGCTATCTGAACATAGCAACGACTAAGTTTACCGGAATCTTATTTTACACAAATTTGCGAAAATAAGTATACCAGTTAAAGAAAGTAGACGTATATCCTTCCCAAACATAAGTCATCCCAAATTTTGGATGTGAGTTTGTTTTACAAAATCAGCGCCTATACTCTTTTCAAAAGCATAGGCGCTGGTTAATTTTTAAGCAATCTCTTTAGTTGAGTTGGCTTATAGTCACTTACATTATTCTTCCACTAACCTCTTCATTTTTTGCTTGTATTCTCCTAAATTGGGTTATTGTCCCTTACATCACTTTTCTTGTGGCATCTTCATTTTTTGCTTGCCCAAAAAAGGACAACAAATGAGAATTTGTTGGGCCAGGATGTGTGCTAGCCGCAAAAAAGGGCAAAAAATTCCAAAGC is a genomic window of Xanthocytophaga agilis containing:
- a CDS encoding GIY-YIG nuclease family protein; the encoded protein is MSYYVYIITNPTKTTLYTGVTNDLARCMAEHRENRGNPASFAGKYHCYKLLYYETFQNINDARGQRRRMFLLEGQKGERKKKGKKAGKSERHKKEIFP
- a CDS encoding helix-turn-helix domain-containing protein → MLYFEVKPVDQNLSSLIECFWVSHSASQPISHRILPDGCMDIIYTFPNLSRKIAEPFVAVAPRIIGMMTQPAIVQANPGVDQLGVRFRPGGIFPFVKTPLHLFTNLSEQVDNVNKVLGSAIYEQLIELSTWQERIGKLETQLIQQLSNVSYPVPMGVVIRQIIQERGQLSIKQLSAQTSIGSRQLERHFKQYVGVSPKLLSRIIRFRYITTLLKDTSRDSLMGIAFTNGYTDHAHLTREFQEFSGLQPSAYLLH
- a CDS encoding VOC family protein, which translates into the protein MEVKSLSPNLMVKNVQATVDFYQNTLGFQVLTTVPHAKVEGELQWALLQSGPVTLMFQEEENLKEEYSELVSQKPGGGLTLYMAVSDLSAWYEKVKGTAHIIQEPHQTFYGATEFAIQDPNGYILTLSEHSND